The genomic region AGGGGGGGATAAAATCCCAGCTTAACTCCCAGATAGAGGATATTGAAAACTGAGCCTTCAGTGTAAACGCCATATGCACCAGCACCCGGCATATTACCGATGATAATTCCAAAACCAATAGGTACCAGCAGGAGAGGTTCATAATTTTTTGCTATTCCCAGGTAAATAAAAAATATCCCTATAGCCATCATTATCAGATAAAGATAGCTGTCACTTTGGAATAAGTGATAAAATCCGGTAGTAGAAAAGAAACTGAGAAATTCGGACATAATTTAGCTCCCGCTCTTAACCGACTTCGATGATCGGGTCATTTTCCTGAATGCTCTGCTGTTCTTTCACAAATATCTTTTTCACTGTACCAGAGGCAGTAGATGCTATCTCACTTTCCATTTTCATCGCTTCCAGAATAATAATTGTATCTTCTTTTGCCACCGTATCACCAACGGCTACCTTGATCGAGATCACAAGTCCTGGTATCGGAGAAGTTACGGTTCCAGGAGATACTGATACCGGTTTTTTCTCATGTGAACTGAGTATTTCCAGATCAGGTGATTTTTTGGGTGCACGGATTATTTTAGTTACTTTCTGGGCTTCTGTATCAATATCTACTTCAAAATCATGACCATTGACTTTTACAATCACCCTATCTGATGAATAATCAACAATCCTTGTATCATATTCTTTTTCATTTATGGTGAGTTTATACTTTTTCATTAATTCCTCCTTGAGGGATCAACTTCATTCATTGGTATATAGTTTGACGCTTTCCACATACTAAGTGGGGCACGTTTCCAGGTAAGCAGCAATTTATTATTTTCTTCAACTTCCAGTTCATGAAGACGTATAGTAGTGACAATTGCCGCTATAATATTATCTTCTTCAATAGTTCCCAGTCCTGAAGTAGAATATTCAGATACCGCTTGTGGTTTATGAGCTTTCTTTCTATCCAGATGGCGTAATTGGGCAATGATCAGTGCCACTAAAATTAAACTGGCAAATACTGTTCCCATACCTACAATTACAATCCCCAGATAGTATCTTTTTCTACCTTCAGAATACATTTTTACTGCCTTCTGAATATCACTGTTGCTGCAATTAAAGTCTCTGATTGGAGTGTGAGTATTTGTATCAATATCCAGATCAAGATATTCAATCATCTTTCTTACAGGGATTTCAGATTCTTCTGAAATTTGAATAAGTGTCATACTACTATTCAATTCAGCATCTGCCTGCAAAAATTGTGAGATGACCAATATCATTAACAATATCAGAAAATTATTACATTTCATAAACTATCCTGTCTATAGCGGTATATTGCCATGTTTCTTAGGTGGATTACTTCCTCTTTTGGTAGCCAGCATTTCCATAGCACGAATGATACGGAATCTGGTTTGGGAAGGTTCTATAACATCATCAATATAGCCTTTACTGGCTGCAACATAAGGATTTGCAAATTTCTCTCGATATTCATCTTCTTTCTCTTTTTTCATTCCTGCCGGATCAGCAGCTTCAGCAACATCCTTACGAAAAACGATTTCCACAGCACCAGCAGGTCCCATTACAGCTATTTCTGCTGTGGGCCAGGCATAAACCAGATCAGCTCCCATCTCACGACTGTTCATCACACAATATGCACCACCATATGCTTTCCTGAGAATAATTGTAATACGGGGCACTGTGGCTTCGGCAAAAGCATAGAGGATCTTAGCTCCCTGACGGATTATCCCATTATGCTCCTGATTTGATCCCGGTAGATAACCCGGCACGTCCTCCAGGACAACCAGTGGAATATTAAAGGCATCGCAAAAACGAATAAAACGGGCAGCTTTTACAGAGGCATTAATATCCAGCACTCCAGCAAGAACTCTTGGCTGATTTGCTATTATTCCCACAGAATGTCCATTCATGCGAACAAAACCAACTACAATATTCTGGGCAAAATTACGGGCAACCTCCAGAAATTCATGATTATCTGCTATGGTTTCAATAATATCCAGAATATTATAAGGTTTATTGGCATTTTCAGGCATGATGCTGGCTAATTGATCACAATTCCGGTCTATCGGATCATGAGTTTTGGTATAGGGAGGTTCTTCCATATTGTTAGATGGTATATAGCTGATCAACTTCCTGATCAATAATAGGGTTTCCTCTTCTGTATCACTGACGAAATGGGCTACGCCACTTTTTCTACTGTGAACTTCCGGCCCTCCCAGGGCATCTGTTGTAACTTCCTCATTTAATACAGTTTTTACTACTTTAGGACCAGTTACAAACATGTAGCTGGTCTGCTGGTTCATAAAAATGAAATCAGTTATTGCTGGAGAATATACTGCTCCACCAGCACAAGGACCCATAATAGCTGAGATTTGAGGGATCACTCCTGATGCGCGTACATTACGATAAAATATGGATGCATATCCGCTAAGCGCATCTACCCCTTCCTGCACTCTCGCTCCACCAGAATCATTCAACCCGATCATGGGAGCTCCCATCTTCATTGCCATATCCATCACTTTACAGATTTTCTCGGCATGGGTTTTGGAAAGAGAACCACCAGTTACCGTAAAATCCTGAGCAAATATAAATACTATTCGCTCATCTATTGTTCCGCAGCCGGTTACAACGCCATCACCAGCAAATTTCTTCTTTTCCATCCCAAAATCATGGCTGGTATGTTCAATAAACATATCAAATTCTTCGAAGCTGTCAGTATCCACCAGTACTTCTATCCGCTCTCTGGCAGTAAGTTTTCCTTTTGCATGCTGGGCTTCGATCCTTTTTTCACCTCCACCAAGCTTTGCTTTTTCCCGCCGGCTTCTAAGGTCGGCAATTTTATTTTCAACTGCCATATTACCTCCAATTATCCACTAATTGATTTATAATTAAGAAAAAAGACCAGGCTGATCAGACTGGTCTTTATTTGAGAATATTAACCGTCTTTTTCCTGACATAATTCCAATAGGACTCCCTTCATCGCTCTGGGATGTAAAAATCCTATGGATGCATGATGCGCTCCAGGACGGGGTACTTTATCCAATGGACTCAGTTCTTGCTCTTCTGCCATCTTCAGCTCATTCTCAATATTATCTGTTGCCAATGCTATATGATGGATACCTTGACCCTTTTTCTCTATAAATTTGGCAATCGGACTATCATCTGATGTGGGTTCCAATAATTCAATCCGTACTTCTTTACCGACCGGTAGAAATGCCACTCGTACTTTTTGGCTTTCCACAGTCTCAATTCCTTCTACTTCCAGTCCCAGTTTTTGATAAACTGCTATTGCTTCCTGCAGATTTTTTACTGCTATTCCAATATGACTGACTTTTTTGATCATACTTTTTCCTGATTGGATTCACCATATTCATCAGCAAGTTTAAATGCTAATTTCATAGCCTTAAGATTTGATTCACTAAATTCAGGTTTAAACGCTTTTATAGCTTCCTTCAAGTACTTCTCAGTTACTATATTTGTAACTCTCACAAGAAAACTTAGAGCCATTA from Candidatus Stygibacter australis harbors:
- the mce gene encoding methylmalonyl-CoA epimerase: MIKKVSHIGIAVKNLQEAIAVYQKLGLEVEGIETVESQKVRVAFLPVGKEVRIELLEPTSDDSPIAKFIEKKGQGIHHIALATDNIENELKMAEEQELSPLDKVPRPGAHHASIGFLHPRAMKGVLLELCQEKDG
- a CDS encoding OadG family protein, with protein sequence MKCNNFLILLMILVISQFLQADAELNSSMTLIQISEESEIPVRKMIEYLDLDIDTNTHTPIRDFNCSNSDIQKAVKMYSEGRKRYYLGIVIVGMGTVFASLILVALIIAQLRHLDRKKAHKPQAVSEYSTSGLGTIEEDNIIAAIVTTIRLHELEVEENNKLLLTWKRAPLSMWKASNYIPMNEVDPSRRN
- a CDS encoding biotin/lipoyl-containing protein, translated to MKKYKLTINEKEYDTRIVDYSSDRVIVKVNGHDFEVDIDTEAQKVTKIIRAPKKSPDLEILSSHEKKPVSVSPGTVTSPIPGLVISIKVAVGDTVAKEDTIIILEAMKMESEIASTASGTVKKIFVKEQQSIQENDPIIEVG
- a CDS encoding acyl-CoA carboxylase subunit beta, with translation MAVENKIADLRSRREKAKLGGGEKRIEAQHAKGKLTARERIEVLVDTDSFEEFDMFIEHTSHDFGMEKKKFAGDGVVTGCGTIDERIVFIFAQDFTVTGGSLSKTHAEKICKVMDMAMKMGAPMIGLNDSGGARVQEGVDALSGYASIFYRNVRASGVIPQISAIMGPCAGGAVYSPAITDFIFMNQQTSYMFVTGPKVVKTVLNEEVTTDALGGPEVHSRKSGVAHFVSDTEEETLLLIRKLISYIPSNNMEEPPYTKTHDPIDRNCDQLASIMPENANKPYNILDIIETIADNHEFLEVARNFAQNIVVGFVRMNGHSVGIIANQPRVLAGVLDINASVKAARFIRFCDAFNIPLVVLEDVPGYLPGSNQEHNGIIRQGAKILYAFAEATVPRITIILRKAYGGAYCVMNSREMGADLVYAWPTAEIAVMGPAGAVEIVFRKDVAEAADPAGMKKEKEDEYREKFANPYVAASKGYIDDVIEPSQTRFRIIRAMEMLATKRGSNPPKKHGNIPL